The Selenihalanaerobacter shriftii genome has a segment encoding these proteins:
- a CDS encoding BamA/OMP85 family outer membrane protein, which yields MQNRLKILAVVLSLTILLSSFSVVWAASDNGKHSNFITAIEVKGNKKISNEEILKVVKTSIGDQISNQKLQKDLQAIFDLGYFFDVQASFENYKNGVKLIFEVVENPILKKIKIKGNQAISAGKIKEQLKLKTDKMLNTNQLNKNLRKVESYYQEEGYMLAKIEDILMKKDGTLVVTISEGKLAEIKIEGNEKTKDFVIKRKLTMEPGDVFNVKEMKQDLRDIYNLGFFKDIKPKLEKNSTNENSVSLTIEVKERKTGNFGIGAGYSSTDGWLGHIEVQEKNFKGRAQKLGFRWEFGEENTTYELSFFEPWAFGSDTSFGFSIYDRTDEKTGDFSEYAQGSNNEALDYEEQEKGGSITLGHPLGYDIEGYLKYEYDDTSLDGENIPSAALEELEGNTRSLTFSTVRDTRNDVFNPTDGRQDRLSIEYAGQQLGGDTDFTKYQLDLRDYTPAYFFEDNSWAFRFKTGLSDSGLPVNEEYELGGAQTVRGYKDGQFNGDDMILFNAEYRIPIADKFTGVLFTDAGKVWEEGENFNLDNLKKSAGLGVRVSTPVGQIRLDYGFQEEDSRLHFSLGQSF from the coding sequence TTGCAAAACAGGCTAAAGATTTTAGCTGTAGTACTTAGTTTAACTATATTACTAAGTAGTTTTAGCGTAGTTTGGGCTGCATCAGACAATGGTAAACATAGCAACTTTATTACAGCAATTGAGGTAAAAGGTAATAAAAAGATTTCTAATGAGGAGATTTTAAAGGTAGTTAAGACTTCAATAGGAGATCAGATTTCTAACCAGAAATTACAAAAGGATTTACAAGCTATTTTTGATTTAGGATATTTCTTTGATGTCCAAGCTTCGTTTGAAAATTATAAGAATGGAGTTAAGTTGATCTTTGAAGTAGTAGAAAATCCTATTTTAAAGAAGATTAAAATTAAAGGTAATCAGGCAATATCTGCAGGAAAGATAAAAGAACAATTGAAACTAAAGACTGATAAGATGTTAAATACTAATCAATTAAATAAAAATTTAAGAAAAGTTGAATCGTATTATCAAGAAGAAGGTTATATGTTAGCTAAGATAGAGGATATTTTGATGAAGAAGGATGGTACTTTAGTTGTTACCATTAGTGAAGGTAAGTTAGCTGAGATTAAGATTGAAGGGAATGAAAAGACTAAGGACTTCGTTATTAAGAGAAAGCTAACTATGGAACCAGGAGATGTATTTAATGTAAAAGAGATGAAGCAGGATTTAAGAGATATTTATAATTTGGGTTTCTTTAAAGATATTAAACCAAAATTAGAGAAGAATTCTACTAATGAGAATAGTGTTAGCTTAACTATAGAGGTTAAAGAGCGTAAGACAGGTAACTTTGGAATTGGTGCTGGTTATAGTAGTACTGATGGTTGGTTAGGACATATTGAAGTTCAAGAGAAGAATTTCAAAGGGAGAGCACAAAAACTTGGTTTCCGTTGGGAGTTTGGTGAAGAGAATACAACATATGAGTTAAGTTTCTTCGAGCCATGGGCTTTTGGTAGTGATACTTCATTTGGATTCAGCATTTATGACCGTACTGATGAGAAGACAGGAGATTTCTCTGAATATGCACAAGGCTCTAATAATGAAGCTTTAGACTATGAAGAGCAAGAAAAAGGAGGAAGTATTACTCTTGGTCATCCTTTAGGCTATGACATAGAAGGATATTTAAAGTATGAATATGATGATACTTCTTTAGATGGAGAGAATATACCTTCAGCAGCACTAGAAGAATTAGAAGGTAATACTCGTAGTTTAACTTTTTCTACTGTTAGGGATACACGAAATGATGTCTTTAATCCAACAGATGGACGTCAAGATAGACTTTCTATTGAATATGCAGGTCAGCAGTTAGGCGGTGACACTGATTTTACTAAGTATCAGTTAGATTTAAGAGATTATACTCCAGCCTATTTTTTTGAAGATAATAGTTGGGCTTTTCGTTTCAAAACAGGATTAAGTGATAGTGGTTTACCTGTTAATGAAGAATATGAATTAGGTGGAGCTCAGACTGTAAGAGGTTATAAAGATGGTCAATTTAATGGTGATGATATGATTCTATTTAATGCAGAATATAGAATCCCTATTGCTGATAAATTTACAGGTGTCTTATTTACAGATGCAGGTAAGGTATGGGAAGAAGGAGAGAACTTCAATTTAGATAATCTTAAAAAGTCAGCTGGGTTAGGTGTTAGAGTAAGTACGCCAGTTGGACAGATTAGATTAGATTATGGTTTCCAAGAGGAAGATTCAAGATTACACTTTAGTTTAGGACAATCTTTCTAA
- a CDS encoding OmpH family outer membrane protein, with the protein MKNKALKKLGVVLILLLLVTGCSSILATDNPTQQQGNDQTQDVKETNENKNASNSKEVADKVRIGVVDLAKIKTAHPQAKTLENLGEQIRDINIELQAQGDTLNLTRKNRQEHLKSIDKQIDKRLQDTKDKYQERIDTKVERTKEEISAYEDRIKEEMRDKLEKKQVKIKKQIKNKIEAKKEEQRKILKEYNKELHDKYYQDILNLRLKLQMLQSSSKEKKEYQKELVALEKKRKQELNDKKHELEKKLKEFISQQQKEANKKFKTYQQELTNQMNNKVMKRKKEANEELQSYVQKQQKLLKEEMQNKQANLSEKLQGTIVEAEKQLSSSIETKNKKLVDGLDELKNGQKSLQTEIMKDIKAEIAKVAKEKELDVVLIDYRNNIAAVDITDEVIIKLKN; encoded by the coding sequence ATGAAGAATAAGGCTTTGAAAAAGTTAGGTGTTGTACTCATTCTACTCCTGTTAGTTACAGGTTGTAGTAGTATTTTAGCTACTGACAATCCTACTCAACAACAAGGTAATGATCAAACACAAGATGTAAAAGAAACTAATGAAAATAAGAATGCATCAAATAGCAAAGAGGTAGCAGATAAAGTTAGGATAGGAGTAGTAGACTTAGCAAAAATAAAGACTGCTCATCCTCAAGCTAAAACGTTAGAGAATTTAGGGGAACAGATTCGCGATATTAATATTGAGTTACAAGCACAAGGAGATACTCTTAATTTAACTCGAAAGAATCGTCAAGAACATTTAAAGAGTATAGATAAGCAGATAGATAAACGATTACAAGATACTAAGGATAAATATCAAGAAAGAATTGATACTAAAGTTGAAAGAACAAAAGAAGAAATATCAGCATATGAGGATAGAATTAAAGAAGAAATGAGAGATAAGTTAGAAAAGAAACAAGTAAAGATTAAAAAACAAATTAAGAATAAAATAGAAGCTAAAAAAGAAGAACAGCGTAAGATATTAAAAGAATATAATAAAGAGTTGCATGATAAGTATTATCAAGACATTTTAAATCTTAGATTAAAACTACAAATGTTACAAAGTTCTTCTAAAGAAAAGAAAGAATATCAAAAAGAGTTAGTTGCTCTAGAGAAAAAAAGGAAACAGGAACTTAATGATAAGAAGCATGAATTAGAAAAGAAACTTAAAGAATTTATTAGTCAACAACAAAAAGAGGCTAATAAGAAATTTAAGACTTATCAACAAGAATTAACTAATCAGATGAATAATAAGGTAATGAAAAGGAAGAAAGAAGCTAATGAAGAATTACAGTCTTATGTCCAAAAACAGCAAAAACTTTTAAAAGAAGAGATGCAGAATAAACAGGCTAATTTAAGTGAAAAATTACAAGGAACTATTGTAGAAGCAGAGAAACAGTTAAGCAGTAGTATTGAAACAAAGAATAAGAAGTTAGTAGATGGTTTAGATGAATTAAAGAATGGTCAAAAGTCTTTGCAAACAGAAATCATGAAAGATATTAAAGCAGAAATAGCCAAAGTAGCAAAGGAGAAAGAACTTGATGTAGTACTGATTGATTATCGTAATAATATAGCAGCAGTAGATATTACAGATGAGGTAATCATTAAGTTAAAAAATTAG
- a CDS encoding OmpH family outer membrane protein yields MKVNKSLKLLLLAIALLVLVTGCTSQKQKIGIVDMKKVVEESKQVQKYQQNLDQKLKELQSEYEAKLQDIKDEEKLKDERQKAYKQSQKIKEEMEKKLRKTIQEAVKKVAKEEKIDIVVRKAEVQYGGINITDQVIKSLE; encoded by the coding sequence ATGAAGGTTAATAAGTCATTAAAGCTACTTTTATTAGCTATTGCATTATTGGTGTTAGTTACAGGCTGCACTTCCCAAAAACAAAAAATTGGCATAGTAGATATGAAGAAGGTTGTAGAAGAGAGTAAGCAAGTCCAGAAATATCAACAAAATTTAGACCAAAAGTTAAAAGAACTGCAATCTGAATATGAAGCTAAGCTACAAGATATTAAAGATGAAGAGAAGTTAAAAGATGAACGACAAAAAGCTTATAAACAAAGTCAAAAGATTAAGGAAGAGATGGAAAAGAAATTAAGAAAGACTATTCAAGAAGCTGTTAAAAAAGTAGCTAAAGAAGAAAAGATTGATATAGTAGTTCGCAAAGCAGAAGTGCAATATGGAGGAATAAATATTACTGACCAAGTTATTAAATCATTAGAGTAA
- a CDS encoding OmpH family outer membrane protein, with translation MFLKKNLTKVLTIMLIVVMGAGAFALFSPKASAKSEIKESIAYVDMQYLFENHPDIPAVKSKLNQDLQGLQQQLKGELQSKIEQVQGAEKQKLVQQYQQKLNVEANKRQKQLLKPINDEIKATIDEIAKEQGIAVVLQKDMIIYGGTDLTSQVLDRLKAKNKADKQETSKKNDK, from the coding sequence ATGTTTTTAAAGAAGAATTTAACTAAAGTATTGACAATTATGTTAATTGTAGTTATGGGGGCAGGAGCATTTGCTTTATTCTCACCAAAGGCAAGTGCAAAGTCAGAAATTAAGGAATCAATTGCATATGTAGATATGCAGTATTTATTCGAAAATCATCCTGATATTCCAGCGGTAAAGAGTAAGCTTAATCAAGATCTTCAAGGCTTACAGCAACAATTAAAAGGAGAATTACAATCTAAGATTGAACAGGTACAGGGAGCAGAAAAACAGAAATTGGTTCAGCAATATCAGCAAAAACTAAATGTAGAAGCTAATAAACGTCAAAAACAACTATTAAAACCAATTAATGATGAGATTAAAGCTACTATTGATGAGATAGCTAAAGAACAAGGAATTGCTGTTGTCTTACAAAAGGATATGATTATTTATGGAGGAACAGATCTGACTTCTCAAGTATTAGATAGACTTAAAGCTAAGAATAAAGCTGATAAACAAGAGACATCTAAAAAGAATGATAAATAG
- a CDS encoding translocation/assembly module TamB domain-containing protein: MISVNKKVKIVLPMVLVLCLLGFVIFTLSSNWVNFSAQIKEKMVSIVKDKYGYQIDLAKIEISGINQLLIKDLYLDDGRKYQLTANKVEISYNILDVLLQKSDMISSVRQVELFSPKLEVTKVKDPDINIIPIVNHFTGKIIVKEGTLSGDIDAIKGINRLEKINGKVKLNKKSMKFNLNSRLPDNNGQFIVEGIADLREFQVSINLNDLNLNLFASELQNTLSKSKIKLKDGRVNGTLHVKGNTTVNSLADLDYNGELEIKDSILKHDDFSYGIKIVNGRLNINKQGLIIKKLIADINGSKLDLAGVVKGWQDSKLYLEFSSSHLDLNILTDLLPSQLVVDGSAKTVGQIRGSVSNPEVRTQIRLPEVEINDFKFKNFRFGLRYKNNLITLSGFKSKVANGTLSGRGTISWSKDNPLVYTASLESKGIELKRLKPISQSLDLTGKLNGSLVIGGQESFESLTMFGSIKVDSGAWREYKFDGMNSNFWFNDTQLLLSDITVKSGESRWNARGVVNTDQTLSLDITAKDVKLSELTGLHNYRTLVGSANLQGKLSGKISSPHFSGDIKGEEISYKNRELEKVKGRLTYGNERIILEDMVITDQSSNYELVGSIQLANKPKFDLNLKTKAGKIRDLYKFIISQELKEVDGQFAGGLNIKGTVDDFQAEGRLRILAGQVRGIKLSSGWLTLNWQDNKLRIENLQLFSDDSKLIGQGIVKRNGDLDITLNAEDVSISELDLFPIGFGELQGSLDFTGHLKGNLSNPNLIGDVDLNEGVVAGHDLQNITGNINYMDQIISLQNLEINRQETEYEINGDLDLEKKEFKELHLEMVDGQLAELAEILPWEVKEKIPHSFFGQLVFNGAFKEPKVKGQILVGDIDRDGYLILKGSYDYRLGADLLLQTKNFALAPFDGSIPLNHDIGGSLNSKIELDGELNSLDINSSIEILNGHVDDYEYESLAGSFILKEGNQFKITRQLKLRVNDQNLITADGYLPLRGQTDPLYIDIKFKEGDLSLLSQWLEGVKTAEGNGDAHLVISGSKRDPHYDGRVEVNNGELSIVGLTSDFSNLNGVLEIKDQLIKVDKLTSRYGGGSFNTQGNVRINDWRLGEVNLTFTGDSLPVEHGSWQGKNDATLKIGGIASNPIIRGEILAYDTRIIIPFKWPAVSDGSKSLIEPQFDLKVKPGKEVKVYNDNIDILIEEGTLQIVSGKQGIELKGELTSKTGGFNYYNTEFELVSGTATFDEYGGNIPKLDIVANTKVMNLVEEQEKEYDTEKVEVLLRLGGPANQMSINLESDPSLSKPEILNLLARRGGLGSLLEGNYDQVIEDELVRVLQAGIRVEFLSNIEETLEDKWDLDEFKLYSGIGNGFNLKMGKQITDDLFLKYNQEFAGDEERSIGFEYEMFDKLKDVVLDGTIGNDDEYRLELEAKFSFN; the protein is encoded by the coding sequence TTATTAATTAAGGATTTATATCTAGATGACGGCAGGAAATATCAATTAACTGCTAATAAAGTTGAAATTTCCTATAATATATTAGATGTATTATTACAGAAAAGTGATATGATAAGTAGTGTTCGTCAAGTTGAATTATTTTCACCAAAACTTGAAGTAACTAAGGTTAAGGATCCTGATATAAATATTATTCCTATCGTTAATCACTTTACAGGAAAAATTATTGTTAAAGAAGGAACCTTAAGTGGAGATATTGATGCCATAAAAGGAATTAATAGATTAGAAAAGATTAATGGTAAGGTAAAATTGAATAAAAAAAGTATGAAATTCAATTTAAATTCTCGTCTACCAGATAATAATGGCCAATTTATAGTAGAAGGTATAGCTGACTTACGAGAGTTTCAGGTGAGTATTAATTTAAATGACTTAAATTTGAATCTGTTCGCTAGTGAATTACAAAATACATTATCGAAGTCCAAGATTAAATTAAAAGATGGAAGAGTAAATGGGACATTACATGTGAAAGGTAATACAACAGTTAATTCTTTAGCTGATTTAGATTATAATGGTGAATTGGAGATTAAAGACAGCATACTTAAGCATGATGATTTTTCTTATGGAATTAAGATAGTAAATGGTAGATTAAATATAAACAAACAGGGTTTAATTATTAAAAAATTAATAGCTGATATTAATGGATCTAAATTAGACTTAGCGGGTGTAGTTAAAGGTTGGCAGGATTCTAAGTTATATTTAGAGTTTAGTAGCTCTCACTTAGATTTAAATATATTAACAGATTTATTGCCTTCACAGTTAGTAGTAGATGGGAGTGCTAAGACTGTTGGACAGATAAGAGGCTCAGTAAGTAATCCTGAAGTTAGGACTCAAATTAGATTACCAGAAGTAGAGATTAATGATTTTAAATTTAAAAATTTCAGATTTGGTTTAAGGTATAAAAATAATTTAATTACTTTAAGTGGATTTAAATCTAAAGTGGCTAATGGAACTTTAAGTGGTCGTGGAACTATTAGTTGGTCTAAAGATAATCCACTGGTGTATACAGCCTCGTTAGAATCTAAAGGAATTGAATTAAAGAGGTTAAAACCAATTAGTCAATCTTTAGATTTAACAGGTAAATTAAATGGGAGTTTAGTAATTGGGGGTCAGGAGTCTTTTGAAAGTTTAACGATGTTTGGTAGCATTAAAGTTGACAGTGGCGCATGGAGAGAATATAAATTTGATGGAATGAATAGTAATTTTTGGTTTAACGATACTCAATTATTATTAAGTGATATAACTGTAAAATCTGGAGAAAGTCGTTGGAATGCTAGAGGAGTGGTCAATACTGATCAAACCTTAAGTTTAGATATTACAGCTAAAGATGTTAAACTTTCTGAATTGACAGGGTTACATAATTATCGGACCCTGGTGGGGTCTGCTAATTTACAAGGAAAGTTATCAGGAAAAATTAGTTCTCCTCATTTTTCAGGTGATATTAAAGGAGAAGAAATAAGTTATAAAAATAGAGAGTTAGAAAAAGTAAAAGGAAGATTAACTTATGGTAACGAAAGAATTATATTAGAAGATATGGTTATAACAGATCAATCTTCTAATTATGAATTAGTTGGAAGTATACAATTGGCTAATAAACCAAAATTTGACCTTAATTTAAAGACTAAGGCAGGAAAAATTAGAGACTTATATAAATTTATTATTAGTCAGGAATTAAAAGAGGTCGATGGGCAGTTTGCTGGTGGCTTGAATATTAAAGGAACAGTTGATGATTTTCAAGCTGAAGGAAGACTGAGAATATTAGCTGGTCAGGTAAGAGGGATAAAACTTAGTTCCGGTTGGTTAACCCTTAATTGGCAAGATAATAAGTTGCGAATAGAAAACTTGCAATTATTTAGTGATGATTCAAAATTAATTGGACAGGGTATTGTTAAAAGAAATGGTGATTTAGATATTACATTAAACGCAGAAGATGTAAGTATATCTGAATTAGATTTATTTCCTATAGGTTTTGGAGAATTACAAGGAAGTTTAGATTTTACTGGTCATTTAAAAGGGAATCTTTCTAATCCTAATTTAATTGGAGATGTTGATTTGAATGAAGGTGTAGTAGCTGGACATGATTTGCAGAATATAACAGGGAATATTAATTATATGGACCAAATTATTAGTCTGCAAAATTTAGAAATTAATAGACAGGAAACCGAATATGAAATAAATGGGGATCTTGATTTAGAAAAGAAAGAATTTAAGGAACTCCATTTAGAGATGGTCGACGGACAATTAGCTGAATTAGCAGAAATATTACCTTGGGAAGTAAAAGAAAAAATACCACATAGTTTCTTTGGACAATTAGTTTTTAATGGTGCATTTAAAGAGCCTAAGGTTAAAGGACAGATTTTAGTAGGTGATATTGATCGTGATGGATATTTAATTCTTAAGGGGAGTTATGATTATAGATTAGGTGCTGACCTTCTTTTGCAGACGAAGAACTTTGCTTTAGCTCCTTTTGATGGTTCAATACCTTTAAATCATGATATAGGAGGGAGTCTTAATTCGAAGATTGAATTAGATGGTGAATTAAATTCCTTAGATATCAATTCAAGTATTGAAATTTTAAATGGGCATGTAGATGATTATGAGTATGAATCATTAGCAGGTTCATTTATCTTAAAAGAAGGTAATCAATTTAAAATTACGCGTCAATTGAAGTTAAGAGTAAATGATCAAAATCTAATTACTGCTGATGGTTATCTACCACTTCGGGGTCAGACTGATCCACTTTATATTGATATTAAGTTTAAAGAAGGTGATTTAAGTCTTTTATCTCAATGGTTAGAAGGTGTTAAAACTGCAGAAGGTAATGGTGATGCTCATCTTGTTATTTCTGGTAGTAAGAGGGATCCTCATTATGATGGTAGAGTTGAAGTTAATAATGGAGAATTATCTATAGTAGGTTTAACCAGTGACTTTTCAAATCTGAATGGAGTTTTAGAAATTAAAGATCAATTAATAAAGGTTGATAAATTGACTAGTAGGTATGGAGGAGGTAGTTTTAATACTCAAGGAAATGTTAGGATTAATGATTGGAGATTAGGTGAAGTTAATCTAACATTTACGGGGGATAGTTTGCCGGTTGAACATGGTTCTTGGCAAGGGAAGAATGATGCGACCTTAAAGATTGGAGGTATTGCTAGTAACCCTATAATAAGGGGAGAGATTTTGGCATATGATACTCGGATTATTATTCCTTTCAAATGGCCGGCTGTCAGTGATGGCTCTAAGTCATTAATAGAACCACAATTTGATCTTAAGGTCAAACCAGGGAAAGAAGTTAAGGTTTATAATGATAATATAGATATCTTAATTGAAGAAGGTACTTTGCAAATAGTCTCTGGCAAACAAGGGATAGAATTAAAAGGAGAATTAACTTCTAAAACTGGTGGTTTTAATTATTATAATACTGAATTTGAGTTAGTATCCGGTACGGCTACTTTTGATGAATATGGAGGTAATATTCCGAAATTAGATATAGTAGCTAATACTAAGGTGATGAATTTAGTTGAAGAACAAGAGAAGGAGTATGATACTGAGAAAGTAGAAGTCTTATTGAGGTTAGGTGGCCCTGCTAATCAGATGTCTATTAACTTAGAATCAGATCCATCTTTGAGCAAACCAGAGATTCTTAATTTATTAGCTAGGAGAGGTGGATTAGGTAGTCTATTAGAAGGCAATTATGATCAAGTAATTGAAGATGAATTAGTAAGAGTTTTACAGGCAGGGATTCGAGTTGAATTCTTGTCTAATATAGAAGAGACTCTGGAAGATAAATGGGACCTTGATGAATTTAAGTTATATTCCGGTATAGGAAATGGCTTTAATTTAAAGATGGGTAAGCAAATAACAGATGATTTGTTCCTTAAGTATAATCAGGAGTTTGCTGGTGATGAAGAAAGGTCTATTGGTTTTGAATATGAAATGTTTGATAAATTAAAGGATGTAGTTTTAGACGGAACAATTGGCAACGATGATGAGTATCGTTTAGAATTAGAAGCTAAGTTTTCATTTAACTAA
- the lpxD gene encoding UDP-3-O-(3-hydroxymyristoyl)glucosamine N-acyltransferase, whose protein sequence is MSLLLEDLVKIVDGELEGDPTLEIIGVGGVNDVENRELTFAQNPNYLDKALASPASAIIVTHECETVPNKALIKVDNPRLAFAKIAQNFTPELFKIDQIHPTAVVADDVELGDDISIGPNVTIESGSKIGDGARIAAGVYIGSQVSIGDNTLLHPNVVINAETKIGSEVIIQAGTVVGSDGYGYESTDTEHYKVPQLGDVIIEDKVELGANVTIDRAATGSTIIGEGTKVDNLVHIAHNVKLGRNCLVIAQVGIAGSAQLGDWVTLAGKAGVIGHLTVGDNVTVAAQSIVTKDVPSDSFYSGYPARDHKSEMRVKAARRKLPNLIKELNKLKREVKELENKIDSSPNE, encoded by the coding sequence TTGTCCTTACTGTTAGAGGATCTAGTAAAAATAGTAGATGGTGAATTAGAAGGTGATCCTACCCTAGAGATAATTGGTGTAGGAGGGGTTAATGATGTTGAAAATAGAGAGCTTACTTTTGCTCAAAATCCAAATTACTTGGATAAAGCTCTAGCTAGTCCTGCCTCTGCAATTATAGTTACTCATGAGTGTGAAACTGTTCCAAATAAAGCATTGATAAAAGTTGATAATCCTAGATTAGCATTTGCTAAGATTGCTCAAAATTTTACTCCAGAATTATTTAAAATTGATCAAATTCATCCTACTGCGGTGGTTGCTGATGATGTAGAATTAGGTGATGATATCTCTATCGGTCCTAATGTGACTATAGAATCGGGTAGTAAGATTGGAGATGGAGCTAGAATAGCAGCAGGGGTTTATATTGGAAGCCAGGTATCAATAGGTGATAATACTTTACTACATCCTAATGTAGTGATTAATGCTGAAACTAAGATTGGTTCTGAAGTTATTATTCAGGCTGGAACTGTGGTTGGTAGTGATGGATATGGCTATGAGAGCACTGATACAGAGCATTATAAAGTTCCGCAATTAGGAGATGTAATCATTGAAGATAAGGTTGAGCTAGGAGCTAATGTGACTATAGATCGGGCTGCTACTGGTTCTACAATTATTGGAGAAGGTACTAAGGTTGATAACTTGGTACATATTGCTCATAATGTTAAGCTAGGAAGAAACTGTCTTGTAATTGCGCAAGTAGGGATTGCTGGTAGTGCTCAATTAGGAGATTGGGTGACACTAGCAGGGAAGGCTGGTGTAATTGGTCATCTAACAGTGGGTGATAATGTTACGGTAGCTGCTCAGAGTATTGTTACTAAAGATGTTCCGTCTGATTCTTTTTATTCAGGTTATCCAGCTAGAGATCATAAATCTGAGATGAGGGTTAAAGCTGCTAGACGCAAGCTGCCAAATTTAATTAAAGAATTAAATAAATTAAAAAGAGAAGTAAAAGAGTTAGAAAACAAAATAGATAGTAGTCCTAATGAGTGA